The following are from one region of the Halobacteriovorax vibrionivorans genome:
- a CDS encoding SUI1 family translation initiation factor, which yields MKDAKLVWSDEAGDLRQKNSKKNSNKNANEEVNESELVLSIRRLTSGKGRAIVEISSLPNNKKWCQKLAKECKKSLGVGGAYKNDYIEVHGEKLEEVKALLDKKNLKWKQTGG from the coding sequence TTGAAAGATGCAAAATTAGTATGGTCTGACGAGGCCGGTGATTTACGCCAAAAAAATTCAAAGAAGAACTCAAATAAAAATGCCAACGAAGAAGTTAACGAATCTGAACTTGTTCTAAGTATTAGACGACTTACCTCAGGTAAGGGCCGTGCTATTGTGGAGATCTCAAGCCTTCCAAATAATAAGAAATGGTGCCAAAAACTAGCAAAAGAATGCAAGAAGTCCCTAGGTGTAGGCGGTGCTTATAAGAATGATTATATCGAAGTTCATGGTGAAAAACTTGAAGAAGTGAAGGCGCTACTCGATAAAAAGAATTTGAAGTGGAAGCAGACTGGAGGCTAG
- a CDS encoding YceI family protein, producing the protein MKNILIGFMTILFFQSLYAKELSLNYNDYDSAHSGDKKIIFHMESTKAGLITTSFDGVVKEGSIVYKEEKGQYRDVVIRIKAMSLDTDNDARNEKMYEETLTVKKYPEIIVSLKGPIKFNQENIAIIKIRGQEYPIKIFMRESHNEKQTLISGHSNVSIKALKIPDPSIWIASVRDLVEIKFTFVL; encoded by the coding sequence ATGAAGAATATACTTATTGGATTCATGACAATTCTATTTTTTCAGTCTCTTTATGCAAAGGAGCTGAGCTTAAATTATAACGATTATGACAGTGCACATAGTGGAGATAAGAAAATCATCTTTCATATGGAGTCCACTAAGGCGGGGCTTATTACAACCAGTTTTGATGGTGTCGTTAAAGAAGGAAGTATTGTATATAAAGAGGAAAAAGGGCAATATCGAGATGTTGTTATTAGGATAAAGGCAATGAGCTTGGATACTGATAACGATGCAAGAAATGAAAAAATGTATGAGGAGACATTAACTGTTAAGAAGTATCCTGAAATCATTGTTTCTCTAAAAGGTCCTATCAAGTTTAATCAAGAAAATATTGCTATCATTAAAATTAGAGGGCAAGAGTATCCAATTAAAATCTTTATGAGGGAAAGTCATAATGAAAAACAAACCTTGATTTCAGGGCATTCAAATGTATCAATTAAGGCGTTAAAGATACCAGATCCATCAATTTGGATTGCCTCTGTCAGAGATCTCGTTGAGATAAAATTCACATTTGTCCTTTAA
- a CDS encoding TolC family protein encodes MKCLYTCVLTLVLSQVVFATKSTCQIKDANEFLRLIKENHQVNLLAESTRESLAGEIESANAVYNPEFESEIVSGGSGELNSMIKVTQTFELGGKRGARESLAKNQMVLGELEIKNNKENVILENVLSLYRLRQINELIPIYKEAYESLQSLLKKKGRIKKSLSPSQEVEYETLSLAIDDYYLKLSELTAKRATLLTHLKLNAGGGCSVRLTSLPREFRFKNISMHELNLEESTEYQKNKAKLLAARSSYDLAKSNAYSDLKIGPMYEFAKADNQKDHAFGLSLTFDIPVLNTNDGSKAKGLAQVKRAEFNMRYQEIDLKMDLNNWLAKYKRYKSVYQRMVSRSSLEKKHKRIETLFQRGVISTGLVIEAHRQLVDFTNRRNDYELGAVEALWNIYLLRGSILKERI; translated from the coding sequence ATGAAATGCTTATACACTTGCGTCTTAACGCTTGTACTCTCACAAGTAGTGTTTGCTACAAAGAGTACTTGTCAGATTAAAGACGCCAATGAGTTCTTAAGGCTCATTAAAGAAAACCATCAAGTCAATCTCTTGGCCGAATCAACAAGAGAGTCTCTAGCAGGAGAAATTGAATCTGCTAATGCTGTTTATAATCCAGAATTTGAATCTGAGATTGTTTCTGGTGGCAGTGGTGAATTAAACTCCATGATTAAGGTTACTCAAACATTTGAGCTTGGTGGAAAGCGTGGGGCCCGTGAAAGTCTTGCGAAAAATCAAATGGTACTGGGTGAATTAGAAATAAAGAATAACAAAGAGAATGTTATTTTAGAAAATGTTTTGAGTCTTTACCGCTTAAGACAAATTAATGAATTGATACCGATTTATAAAGAAGCTTATGAGTCTCTACAGAGTCTTTTAAAGAAGAAGGGCCGTATCAAGAAATCTCTCTCTCCTTCACAGGAGGTTGAATATGAAACTCTTTCACTTGCCATTGATGATTACTACCTAAAGCTTTCTGAATTAACTGCTAAGAGAGCAACGCTTTTAACTCATTTGAAATTAAATGCAGGAGGAGGTTGTAGTGTTAGGCTAACTTCTTTACCAAGAGAATTTCGTTTTAAGAATATTTCCATGCACGAGCTTAACTTAGAAGAAAGTACTGAGTATCAAAAGAATAAGGCAAAGCTTTTGGCCGCAAGGTCTAGTTATGATCTGGCAAAGTCTAATGCCTATAGTGATTTAAAAATCGGGCCGATGTATGAGTTTGCAAAGGCCGATAACCAAAAGGATCATGCTTTTGGATTAAGTCTGACTTTCGATATACCTGTTTTAAATACCAATGATGGGTCAAAAGCGAAAGGTCTGGCCCAAGTTAAGAGGGCCGAATTTAATATGCGCTATCAAGAAATTGACTTAAAGATGGACTTAAATAATTGGCTGGCCAAGTACAAGAGGTATAAGTCTGTTTATCAGCGTATGGTTTCAAGAAGTTCACTTGAGAAGAAACATAAGCGTATTGAAACTCTCTTTCAACGAGGAGTCATTTCTACTGGCCTTGTTATTGAGGCTCATAGGCAACTCGTTGATTTCACTAATCGTCGTAACGATTATGAACTTGGAGCCGTTGAAGCTTTATGGAATATCTATCTGTTACGCGGATCAATTTTAAAGGAAAGAATATGA
- a CDS encoding efflux RND transporter permease subunit: MNLINKLIEFSVHNRLFVFIATVVLIIGGIYSFDRLAIDAVPDITNTQVQVNTGVKGLTPEEIERMVTFPIESALTGMPGVEQTRSVSKYGISQVTVIFSEETDIYKARQLTSEKLVNLDLPQGIKPEMGPISTGLGEIFHYSLKSKKEYVNESEELLTLMELRSIQDWFIKPRLLTVKGVTEVNTTGGYQKQYFIQPNINQMSRFGIHFDDIEEAIKSTNLNVGGGYIPQTGEQLLVRGVGLLKSISDIENIVIKRLGSLDIIRVKDVAAVKFDKEIRTGAATHNGEEIVLGTAFMLLGENSRAVSLRLKDKIDEIKKNLPEWVELEVVYNRSDMVNATLSTVEHNLIVGAGLVMAFLMLLVGNFRAAIIVAATIPISLLITFILMHWQNVSGNLMSLGALDFGIIVDGAVIVIENCVHRLQKRTKELGRSLSRDEIKSLVIQSAIEIRSAAGFGELIVIVVFIPLFALTGIEGKMFGPMAMTFIMALASALVLSFTLVPALAATFLSSNTKDVEPRLMTMAKRSFAPILNLALRFKKVVLGFGLASIALGVLLFSSLGSEFIPQLDEGDFAVQFIRPANISIENSIKLQRLSEDVIKEFPHVKNAFGRTGASEISTDPMGVNISDTYVMLNPKSMWPKGDIKTKKDLMEEIRKALANNIPAQVMMFSQPVELRFNEILEGTRSEVSAKVYGEDLAVITDVANKVASAIKKVDGAGEVEVESKGMSPMIQYTPKLDELAKLGVSSKPVLDVISTAIGGAQVGSIYDGVKKYPIVTRLSGEERRDVETISNLPVGISDGYTVKISDVAHIDFSETYSSVNRENSVRRLAILINPKTRDIENFVKNASKEVEKLNLPDGYYVEWGGSFRNLISAKKRLSILVPLALLLILVMLYGAFRNYAQVFLIFLCAPMALIGGVLSLKLLGLPFSISAGVGFIALCGISILNGVVLVTYFNRLLKDGKSPDDVVREGTMIRLRPVLMTALTDIFGFLPMVFSTGLGGEVQRPLATVVVGGILSATILTLIVLPSLYRLFIHKMRPQ, translated from the coding sequence ATGAATTTAATTAATAAGCTTATTGAATTTAGTGTTCACAATCGACTCTTTGTCTTTATCGCAACGGTTGTTCTCATTATTGGTGGGATCTATTCATTTGATCGACTCGCAATTGATGCTGTTCCAGATATAACAAATACTCAAGTACAAGTTAATACCGGAGTTAAAGGTCTAACACCCGAAGAAATTGAGCGAATGGTGACTTTCCCAATTGAGTCGGCCTTAACAGGTATGCCTGGAGTAGAACAGACACGCTCAGTTTCAAAGTATGGAATCTCACAAGTTACAGTAATCTTTAGTGAAGAGACTGATATTTACAAGGCCCGTCAGTTAACGTCAGAAAAACTTGTTAACCTGGATCTTCCTCAAGGAATTAAGCCTGAAATGGGCCCGATTTCCACTGGTCTTGGAGAGATTTTTCATTACTCTCTAAAATCTAAGAAAGAATATGTTAACGAATCGGAGGAGCTTCTTACTTTAATGGAGCTTCGCTCAATTCAAGACTGGTTTATTAAACCAAGACTTCTCACTGTAAAGGGAGTAACGGAAGTTAACACAACTGGTGGTTATCAAAAGCAGTACTTCATCCAGCCTAATATCAATCAAATGTCTCGTTTCGGAATTCACTTTGATGATATTGAGGAGGCCATCAAAAGTACGAATCTTAATGTGGGGGGAGGCTATATTCCTCAAACAGGTGAGCAGCTCTTAGTACGTGGTGTTGGTCTTTTAAAATCAATTTCAGATATTGAAAATATTGTGATTAAGAGACTTGGATCGCTTGATATCATTCGTGTTAAGGATGTTGCGGCCGTTAAGTTTGATAAAGAAATTCGTACCGGAGCTGCCACTCATAATGGTGAAGAAATTGTTCTTGGGACGGCCTTTATGCTTCTTGGTGAAAACTCTCGTGCCGTCTCTCTACGCTTAAAAGATAAGATTGATGAGATTAAGAAGAACTTACCAGAATGGGTGGAGTTAGAAGTTGTCTATAATCGTTCTGACATGGTTAATGCTACTTTAAGTACTGTCGAGCATAACTTAATTGTTGGAGCGGGTCTTGTCATGGCCTTTCTCATGCTTCTTGTTGGAAATTTTAGAGCAGCTATCATTGTCGCAGCAACAATTCCAATTTCTCTTCTTATTACTTTTATTCTAATGCACTGGCAAAATGTTTCAGGGAATCTCATGAGCCTTGGTGCTTTAGACTTTGGTATTATTGTTGATGGTGCTGTTATTGTTATTGAAAATTGTGTTCATCGTCTACAAAAGCGAACTAAGGAGTTAGGAAGGTCTTTATCAAGAGATGAGATTAAAAGTCTTGTGATTCAAAGTGCTATCGAAATTCGCTCAGCTGCAGGTTTTGGTGAGCTCATCGTTATCGTCGTTTTCATTCCTCTCTTTGCTTTAACAGGTATTGAAGGAAAGATGTTTGGGCCTATGGCCATGACTTTTATTATGGCCTTAGCAAGTGCCCTTGTTCTCTCATTCACTCTTGTTCCGGCCCTGGCCGCAACGTTCTTAAGTTCAAATACAAAAGATGTGGAACCAAGACTTATGACAATGGCAAAGCGGTCTTTTGCGCCTATTTTAAATCTAGCATTAAGGTTTAAAAAAGTTGTTCTTGGTTTTGGATTAGCAAGTATCGCTCTTGGTGTCTTACTTTTTTCTTCTCTTGGATCAGAATTTATCCCACAACTTGATGAAGGAGACTTTGCTGTCCAATTTATTCGTCCTGCAAATATCAGTATTGAAAACTCAATTAAACTTCAACGCTTAAGTGAAGATGTCATTAAAGAATTCCCTCATGTTAAAAATGCTTTTGGCCGTACTGGTGCAAGTGAAATTAGTACTGATCCTATGGGAGTTAATATCTCAGACACCTATGTCATGCTAAATCCTAAAAGTATGTGGCCTAAAGGAGATATTAAAACGAAGAAGGATTTGATGGAGGAGATTCGCAAGGCCTTGGCCAATAATATTCCGGCCCAAGTGATGATGTTTTCACAACCAGTTGAACTTCGTTTTAATGAGATTCTTGAAGGGACTCGATCTGAAGTTTCAGCTAAGGTCTACGGTGAAGATCTGGCCGTCATAACTGATGTTGCAAATAAGGTTGCGTCCGCAATTAAGAAAGTCGATGGTGCAGGAGAAGTAGAAGTCGAATCAAAGGGAATGTCTCCAATGATTCAATACACTCCTAAACTCGATGAACTTGCAAAACTTGGTGTTAGTAGTAAACCAGTATTAGATGTCATTTCAACGGCCATTGGTGGCGCTCAAGTTGGTAGCATTTATGATGGTGTTAAGAAGTATCCAATTGTCACAAGACTCTCTGGTGAAGAAAGGCGTGATGTTGAAACGATCTCCAATCTACCTGTCGGAATTTCAGATGGGTATACTGTAAAAATAAGTGACGTTGCCCATATTGATTTTTCTGAAACCTATTCTTCTGTGAATCGTGAAAACTCTGTTCGAAGACTTGCTATTCTTATCAATCCAAAAACTCGTGATATTGAAAACTTTGTAAAGAATGCATCTAAGGAAGTTGAGAAGCTTAACCTTCCTGATGGCTACTATGTTGAATGGGGTGGAAGTTTTAGGAATCTCATTTCTGCTAAGAAGCGCTTAAGTATTCTTGTTCCTCTAGCTCTTTTACTAATTCTCGTTATGCTCTATGGTGCTTTTAGAAATTATGCACAAGTGTTTCTTATTTTCTTATGCGCACCAATGGCCTTAATTGGTGGAGTTCTTTCACTTAAATTACTTGGCCTACCATTTAGTATTTCAGCTGGAGTGGGCTTTATTGCTCTTTGTGGGATTAGTATCTTAAATGGGGTTGTTCTTGTGACTTACTTTAATCGCCTTCTAAAAGATGGTAAGTCTCCAGATGATGTGGTTCGAGAAGGGACGATGATTAGACTTAGGCCTGTTCTAATGACGGCCCTAACTGATATCTTTGGTTTTTTACCAATGGTTTTTTCAACGGGACTTGGTGGCGAAGTTCAGCGCCCTCTTGCAACAGTTGTTGTTGGGGGAATATTGTCGGCAACAATTTTAACATTAATTGTCTTACCATCTCTCTATCGACTCTTTATTCATAAAATGCGTCCGCAATAA
- a CDS encoding DUF924 family protein — MYHEVLDFWFDELSDEQKWVKDPKVDHEIEKRFGRLHTMAAKGELFEWRHEHLGRLAEIILLDQFSRNIYRDDPRSFASDDMALVLAQEAVAQKTHEGFTQRKKHFLYMPFMHSESLVVQKEGLKYFEELGSEQALNYMHQHMAIIERFGRYPHRNKVLGRRSTDEEKKFLKTPGSSF, encoded by the coding sequence ATGTATCACGAAGTACTTGATTTTTGGTTCGATGAATTAAGTGATGAACAAAAATGGGTCAAAGATCCTAAAGTTGATCATGAAATAGAGAAGCGCTTTGGTCGTCTTCACACTATGGCCGCTAAAGGTGAGCTCTTTGAGTGGCGCCATGAGCACTTAGGGCGTCTTGCTGAAATCATTCTCTTAGATCAATTTTCTCGTAATATTTACCGCGACGATCCTCGCTCGTTTGCCAGTGATGACATGGCCTTAGTATTGGCCCAGGAGGCGGTGGCCCAGAAGACTCATGAAGGCTTCACGCAAAGAAAGAAACACTTTCTCTATATGCCCTTTATGCACAGTGAATCCTTAGTGGTTCAAAAAGAAGGACTGAAGTATTTTGAGGAACTAGGAAGTGAGCAGGCCCTTAATTATATGCATCAGCATATGGCCATTATCGAACGCTTTGGTCGCTACCCACATCGAAATAAGGTCTTAGGTCGACGCTCAACAGATGAAGAAAAGAAGTTTTTAAAAACACCTGGCTCAAGTTTTTAA
- a CDS encoding RND transporter family protein — protein sequence MNFNRAALILIFLAAFGAMFSYTRELAQKNPESIFLTDEGMEKFEKFQEDFPEVESLVIYSHGMPTVNTYEDLEVFGKKLEEACDDECYFLYPHELVRKRQDYLDRLKERDFKSLELTSSESVGFIVFNKGEKGQLKNIVREVEKQVRFHCAGHDYTNYQLDKSSEVVQEKIFPFLFAFSLFLLFVFIRNIVDSILLFFPCVLSSILSLSVIKYFFHHMNMVNSIVPLMTFVITLSLGQHLYFTARDMGSLKLALKVKLKPIVLMLITTFIGFLSLYISEIFVIRSFGLLSSFLILISSILAIIWLISVEGLLHYRRDREYKLRLYPKKSLSFFGIISLVVIALLAGIWGGNNVKVITDATKYFPKESDIHASFEEVTKLAGGVPIVEIGINTKDYESLKHILKLENELKEVTGLKVFSRNQMIQRINKDYSGSLSIPENRFAYTTLYSKAPEALREAYSIDGEYKITLLGAPLNVDKYESLIKKVHQILKGQNYTIDGLYYNLMISQKEMVHTLSKSFLISLIIMALIAVITLKELKLFIIFILVNTLPLGLSLGFLNLSDMSLNIATVMTYSVGLGIVVDSTFHILHYLGSHKFSMEEYLETIVKPVLTSSITLIVAFLLFGAYDFLPIKEFGLNLSFILLCGMIFDLFVLPTLYLGRSDFNTGGSHDL from the coding sequence TTGAACTTCAATCGCGCCGCCCTCATTCTCATCTTTCTTGCAGCCTTTGGTGCCATGTTCTCTTACACAAGAGAGCTGGCCCAGAAGAATCCAGAATCTATCTTTCTAACTGATGAAGGAATGGAAAAGTTTGAAAAATTCCAAGAGGATTTTCCAGAAGTCGAGTCATTAGTGATCTACTCTCATGGTATGCCTACCGTGAATACCTACGAAGATCTTGAGGTATTTGGAAAGAAGCTAGAGGAGGCATGTGATGATGAATGTTACTTTCTCTATCCACATGAATTAGTTAGGAAACGCCAGGACTACTTAGACAGATTAAAGGAAAGAGACTTCAAAAGTCTTGAGTTAACATCTTCAGAAAGTGTCGGCTTTATCGTCTTTAATAAAGGGGAGAAGGGGCAGTTAAAAAATATTGTTAGGGAAGTGGAGAAACAAGTTCGCTTTCATTGTGCAGGTCATGACTATACAAATTACCAATTGGATAAGTCTTCTGAGGTCGTGCAAGAAAAGATCTTTCCATTTCTCTTTGCCTTCTCTTTATTTCTACTCTTTGTCTTTATTAGAAATATCGTAGATTCGATTCTCTTATTCTTTCCATGTGTCCTCTCTTCTATACTCTCTCTTAGTGTCATTAAGTATTTCTTTCATCATATGAATATGGTGAATTCAATAGTGCCCTTGATGACTTTTGTGATTACTTTATCTCTTGGACAACATCTTTATTTTACTGCAAGAGATATGGGATCCCTAAAGCTTGCCTTAAAAGTAAAATTAAAGCCAATTGTCTTAATGCTTATCACAACCTTTATAGGCTTCTTGTCTTTATATATTAGTGAGATTTTTGTCATTAGAAGCTTTGGTCTACTCAGTAGCTTTCTCATTCTTATCTCATCGATCTTAGCAATTATATGGCTAATATCTGTTGAAGGGCTCCTTCACTACCGTAGAGATCGAGAATATAAGTTAAGACTCTATCCTAAAAAGAGCCTTTCTTTTTTTGGGATTATTTCTCTTGTTGTAATTGCTCTCCTGGCAGGGATTTGGGGAGGAAATAATGTGAAGGTTATCACTGATGCCACAAAGTACTTTCCTAAAGAAAGTGATATACATGCAAGTTTTGAAGAAGTAACGAAGCTTGCAGGTGGAGTGCCCATCGTTGAAATTGGTATTAACACAAAGGACTATGAGTCTTTAAAACATATTCTTAAATTAGAAAATGAGTTGAAAGAAGTAACAGGTCTTAAGGTCTTTTCACGAAATCAGATGATTCAAAGAATTAATAAAGACTATAGTGGAAGCCTCTCAATACCTGAAAATCGTTTTGCCTATACTACGCTGTATTCAAAAGCACCAGAGGCCTTAAGGGAAGCCTATTCTATTGATGGCGAATATAAGATCACTTTACTCGGTGCTCCTCTAAATGTTGATAAGTATGAAAGTCTTATAAAAAAAGTGCATCAGATTCTAAAAGGGCAGAATTACACAATTGATGGCCTTTATTATAATTTAATGATTTCTCAAAAAGAGATGGTTCATACGCTATCAAAAAGCTTTCTTATTAGTCTTATCATTATGGCATTGATAGCAGTGATAACACTTAAGGAGCTTAAGTTATTTATTATTTTTATTCTCGTTAATACACTACCTTTAGGGCTCTCTCTTGGTTTTTTAAACCTTAGTGATATGTCACTTAATATTGCTACTGTTATGACTTATAGTGTAGGTCTTGGAATTGTGGTGGATAGCACATTCCATATTCTTCATTATCTAGGTAGTCATAAGTTTTCCATGGAAGAATACCTCGAGACAATTGTTAAACCCGTCTTAACAAGTTCAATTACATTGATTGTCGCATTCCTCTTATTTGGCGCCTACGATTTTCTACCAATAAAGGAATTTGGGCTCAATCTTTCATTTATTTTACTTTGTGGGATGATATTTGATCTCTTTGTTCTACCAACTCTTTACTTAGGACGATCTGATTTTAACACTGGGGGAAGTCATGATTTATGA
- a CDS encoding NAD(P)/FAD-dependent oxidoreductase — protein sequence MIYDAIVIGAGPAGCIFSHLMAKQGNKILILERQSEIKRKVCGEYLCPEGVKSLRELDLNHVLSGFKHLNGMIIHSPKGAVVDSNFPASHGRSNYGVSVNREVFDNRLLSQAMESGAQVKMGTTVVEIKFNSSFWQIKTFDGGEFYCRLLIGADGRNSFVAKSLNLKLENEKKNIALHAWLPCKRKLPRKGQMFIFDEGCYIGVDPINDKEVNISLVCQAKHIKKYGSANDTFEFYLNKIKDQIGVSITKEIKVHTSFPIEHSVSDIIKTNVALIGDAAGFVDPITGEGIFNAIKTAHMLVQSLEDYPSLVSFEQGLLNYKQKKELYFKEKTRLNKGFQWLIRSKLLVEIVAAFINLSQKKRDAFIGIIGNIYTPFRGVMKMIF from the coding sequence ATGATTTATGATGCAATTGTTATTGGAGCCGGCCCAGCTGGGTGCATCTTTTCACACCTTATGGCAAAACAAGGAAATAAGATTTTAATTTTGGAAAGACAATCAGAAATAAAGAGGAAGGTTTGTGGAGAATATCTTTGTCCTGAAGGAGTTAAATCCCTTAGAGAATTAGATTTAAATCATGTCTTATCTGGCTTTAAACATCTAAATGGAATGATTATCCATTCTCCGAAAGGAGCGGTTGTCGATTCAAATTTTCCAGCTAGTCATGGCCGTTCTAATTATGGAGTCAGTGTTAATCGTGAAGTCTTTGATAACCGTCTCCTCTCTCAAGCAATGGAGAGTGGGGCACAAGTAAAAATGGGAACAACAGTTGTCGAGATTAAATTTAATAGTTCTTTCTGGCAGATTAAAACTTTTGATGGAGGAGAGTTTTATTGCCGTCTCTTAATTGGTGCTGATGGCAGAAATTCATTTGTTGCTAAAAGTCTTAATCTAAAGCTTGAAAACGAAAAGAAGAATATTGCTCTACATGCTTGGCTTCCTTGTAAAAGAAAACTTCCTCGAAAAGGACAAATGTTTATTTTTGATGAAGGTTGCTATATTGGTGTTGATCCAATCAATGACAAAGAAGTTAATATCTCTCTTGTGTGTCAGGCAAAGCATATAAAGAAATACGGCTCGGCAAATGATACGTTTGAATTCTATCTTAATAAAATAAAAGATCAAATAGGAGTCTCTATCACAAAAGAGATAAAGGTTCATACCAGTTTTCCTATCGAGCACTCTGTAAGCGATATCATAAAAACAAATGTCGCCTTAATAGGTGATGCCGCTGGATTCGTTGATCCTATTACAGGTGAAGGGATCTTTAATGCCATCAAGACTGCCCATATGTTAGTGCAGTCTTTAGAGGATTACCCATCTCTTGTGAGTTTTGAGCAGGGCCTTCTGAATTATAAACAAAAAAAAGAACTCTACTTTAAAGAAAAGACAAGACTTAATAAGGGATTTCAATGGCTCATTCGTTCTAAGCTCCTTGTTGAGATCGTTGCGGCCTTTATTAATTTAAGTCAGAAAAAAAGAGATGCTTTCATCGGCATTATTGGAAATATCTACACACCATTTCGTGGTGTAATGAAAATGATTTTTTAA
- a CDS encoding helix-turn-helix transcriptional regulator — MLNKRERLITGLLFLTISIFLIFDIYEDLHEGASFEHVFEEAIIMIIGFIGAAYLWFKLLFIKKENIRISANVSKLKTDLQNFKEQTKNLSEGISDKINEQLDDWNLTKSEKDIALLLLKGLSIKEIADIRSTAEKTIKQHCTKIYQKSNLSGRSELSAFFLEDILVIR, encoded by the coding sequence ATGTTAAATAAACGTGAACGCCTTATAACAGGGCTTCTTTTCCTAACCATTTCAATTTTTCTTATCTTTGACATTTACGAGGACCTCCATGAAGGGGCAAGTTTTGAACATGTCTTTGAAGAGGCCATCATCATGATCATTGGCTTCATCGGAGCTGCATATTTGTGGTTTAAGTTATTATTTATTAAGAAAGAGAATATTAGGATAAGTGCAAACGTATCAAAGTTGAAAACTGACTTACAAAACTTTAAAGAACAAACAAAGAATCTCTCAGAAGGAATTTCTGACAAAATCAATGAACAATTGGATGACTGGAATCTGACCAAGTCAGAAAAGGATATCGCTCTACTTTTGTTAAAAGGCTTAAGTATCAAAGAAATCGCAGATATTCGCTCCACAGCAGAAAAAACAATCAAGCAACATTGTACAAAAATCTATCAAAAGTCGAATCTCAGTGGACGAAGTGAACTATCGGCATTCTTCCTTGAAGATATTTTGGTTATACGTTAA
- a CDS encoding type III polyketide synthase, producing MTRIVHMETLRPDYTYSTQEIMETADRMWLKDVDKLTRRKALKILEGANIDQRSIVVDLETVFSDLSFEEKNNIYKEKMIEYGKRLLKQTFENSDVDPSQVDYIITTSCTGFMIPSVDAYLVNEFGMKPGVVRLPVTEMGCAGGTSALIYADNFLKSNPDKTALVLTMEIPSITFQKDDLDGANLVSTAIFSDGFACAVLKGGEGKGAHIIDSDMYHFSHGEYLMGFELVNSGLKIVLDKDVPSAIEGNFEDIFLPFLKRNGLEIEDIENYMFHPGGKKIIQMVENYISDYQKDISESRWVLENHGNMSSATIMHILHKVTSERTIKEGERGYMLAFGPGFMAQSILLEWR from the coding sequence ATGACTCGTATTGTTCATATGGAAACGCTTAGACCAGACTACACTTATTCAACACAGGAAATTATGGAGACTGCTGATCGTATGTGGTTGAAAGATGTAGATAAGTTAACAAGAAGAAAGGCCCTAAAGATTCTTGAGGGTGCAAATATTGACCAAAGAAGTATTGTGGTGGATTTAGAGACAGTTTTCTCAGACTTAAGCTTTGAAGAGAAGAATAATATCTACAAAGAGAAAATGATTGAGTATGGAAAAAGGCTTCTTAAGCAAACATTTGAAAATAGTGATGTGGATCCATCGCAAGTGGATTATATCATAACAACAAGTTGCACTGGTTTTATGATTCCATCAGTGGATGCCTACTTGGTAAATGAGTTTGGAATGAAGCCGGGGGTGGTTAGGCTACCTGTTACTGAAATGGGTTGTGCAGGTGGAACTTCGGCCCTTATTTATGCAGATAACTTTTTAAAATCAAATCCTGATAAAACGGCCCTTGTCTTAACAATGGAGATACCAAGTATCACATTTCAAAAGGATGATCTTGATGGGGCCAACCTTGTTTCAACGGCAATTTTCTCAGACGGCTTTGCTTGTGCTGTCTTAAAAGGTGGGGAAGGAAAGGGCGCCCATATCATTGATAGTGATATGTACCACTTTAGTCACGGTGAGTATCTCATGGGCTTTGAGCTTGTTAACTCAGGTTTAAAGATTGTGCTTGATAAGGATGTACCTTCCGCAATTGAAGGAAATTTTGAAGATATATTCCTACCTTTTTTAAAACGCAATGGACTTGAGATTGAAGATATTGAAAATTATATGTTTCACCCAGGAGGAAAGAAGATTATTCAAATGGTGGAAAATTATATTTCAGACTACCAAAAGGATATCTCTGAGTCTCGTTGGGTCTTAGAAAATCATGGCAATATGTCCAGTGCTACTATTATGCATATTCTTCATAAGGTAACGAGTGAGCGCACAATTAAAGAAGGTGAACGTGGTTATATGCTCGCCTTTGGCCCTGGATTTATGGCCCAGAGTATTTTGCTCGAGTGGAGGTAG